From the genome of Azospira restricta, one region includes:
- the dtd gene encoding D-aminoacyl-tRNA deacylase, translated as MRVVIQRVSEARVTVDGAVSGRIGPGLLVLAGFSENESEAGLDWMAKKIVALRVFADAAGVMNLDVRQAGGRILAVSQFTLYASTRKGNRPSWSRAARGEISQPLFERFVQKLATALGQPVPTGVFGADMQVALVNDGPVTVCIDSEDPE; from the coding sequence ATGCGCGTGGTGATACAACGGGTCAGCGAGGCCCGGGTGACGGTCGACGGCGCGGTCAGCGGCCGCATCGGGCCGGGCCTGCTGGTGCTCGCCGGCTTCTCGGAGAACGAAAGCGAGGCCGGCCTCGACTGGATGGCGAAGAAGATCGTCGCGCTGCGCGTCTTCGCCGACGCGGCCGGCGTGATGAACCTCGACGTCCGCCAGGCCGGCGGCCGCATCCTCGCCGTCTCGCAGTTCACGCTCTATGCTTCGACGAGGAAGGGCAACCGCCCGTCGTGGAGCCGCGCCGCGCGTGGCGAGATTTCGCAGCCGCTGTTCGAGCGCTTCGTGCAGAAACTGGCGACGGCGCTCGGGCAGCCGGTGCCGACCGGCGTCTTCGGCGCCGACATGCAGGTGGCGCTGGTGAACGACGGGCCGGTCACCGTCTGCATCGACTCGGAGGACCCCGAATGA
- a CDS encoding cation-translocating P-type ATPase — protein sequence MSRDDAPLPPPARDWHALSADEAAAHLDTHPVRGLDEADAAERLARHGENRLPLPPGKSALLRFVAQLTQPLVLVLIVAGAVTTALGEYVDAGVILGVVLVNAVIGFVQEGKAEAALAALARAMAAEAVVVRGGRKQRLGAHALVPGDVVLLAAGDRVPADLRLVEARGLQAMEASLTGESAAVRKLPEPLPADTLLADRTNMAYAGTMVVSGQGVGLVAATGGATETGRISRLIAEAPDLQTPLTKKMAAFSNWLLLAIGGLALLTFGVGLLRGERAFDMFMAAVALSVGAIPEGLPAAVTITLAIGVSRMARRRAIIRKLPAVEALGSTTVICSDKTGTLTENQMTVREVWAGGDRHEVSGSGYAPEGKIGDDDYPPAIDGALRELLVAGVLCNDAGLFRKDGRWEIAGDPTEGALLVLAKKGGLDEATLQAVFPRLDVLPFDSVLQYMATAHEVEGVRLAYVKGAIERLLPRCGDMLDAAGDPALLDVAAIERHAQAMAGRGYRVLALARAACGDGALCEDALAAQPLTFLGLVGMIDPPRPRAIGAVKACHGAGIAVKMITGDHALTALAIARQLGIDPGAGGALTGRELAVLDDAALARAAVACNVFARVEPEQKLRLVRALQQRGEVVAMTGDGVNDAPALKSADIGVAMGLSGTDVAREAAAMVLTDDNFASIEAAVEEGRGVYDNLVKFITWTLPTNFGEGLVIVAAILAGATLPITPLQILWINMTTAVLLGLMLAFEPVERGLMQRPPRPPQAPVLDRALIARIVLVSVLMLAGAYGLFLVELAQGATLAEARTVAVNVFVVVETFYLFNCRSLTRSFVAVGLFSNPWVWVGAGIMIGLQLLLTYLPLMNRLFGTAPIGLAEWAVIAAVGWLASLVVGAEKRFRLFAPAGRAGGR from the coding sequence ATGAGTCGCGACGACGCGCCGCTGCCGCCGCCGGCGCGCGACTGGCACGCGCTGTCCGCCGACGAGGCGGCGGCGCATCTCGACACGCATCCGGTGCGCGGGCTGGACGAGGCCGACGCCGCCGAACGCCTGGCGCGCCACGGCGAGAACCGGCTGCCGCTGCCGCCGGGCAAGAGCGCGCTGCTGCGCTTCGTCGCGCAGCTGACGCAACCGCTGGTGCTGGTGCTGATCGTCGCCGGCGCGGTGACGACCGCGCTCGGCGAGTACGTCGACGCCGGCGTCATCCTCGGCGTCGTGCTGGTCAACGCGGTCATCGGTTTCGTCCAGGAAGGCAAGGCGGAAGCCGCGCTGGCGGCGCTGGCGCGGGCGATGGCGGCGGAGGCCGTGGTCGTCCGCGGCGGCCGCAAGCAGCGTCTCGGCGCGCACGCGCTGGTCCCCGGCGACGTCGTTTTGCTCGCCGCCGGCGACCGCGTGCCGGCCGACCTGCGGCTGGTCGAGGCGCGCGGGCTGCAGGCGATGGAGGCGTCGCTGACCGGCGAATCGGCGGCGGTCAGGAAGCTGCCCGAGCCGCTGCCGGCCGACACGCTGCTTGCCGACCGCACGAACATGGCCTACGCCGGCACGATGGTGGTCAGCGGCCAGGGCGTCGGGCTGGTCGCCGCCACCGGCGGCGCCACCGAGACCGGCCGCATCTCGCGCCTGATCGCCGAGGCGCCCGACCTGCAGACGCCGCTGACGAAGAAGATGGCGGCCTTCTCCAACTGGCTGCTGCTCGCCATCGGCGGCCTCGCGCTGCTCACCTTCGGCGTCGGCTTGCTGCGCGGGGAGCGCGCCTTCGACATGTTCATGGCCGCGGTCGCCCTCTCCGTCGGCGCGATTCCCGAGGGGCTGCCGGCGGCGGTGACGATCACGCTGGCGATCGGCGTTTCGCGCATGGCACGGCGGCGCGCGATCATCCGCAAGCTGCCGGCGGTCGAGGCGCTCGGCAGCACGACGGTGATCTGCTCCGACAAGACCGGTACGCTGACCGAGAACCAGATGACGGTGCGCGAGGTCTGGGCCGGCGGAGACCGGCACGAGGTCAGCGGCAGCGGCTATGCGCCCGAGGGGAAGATCGGCGATGACGACTACCCGCCGGCGATCGACGGCGCGCTGCGCGAGCTGCTGGTCGCCGGCGTGCTGTGCAACGACGCCGGCCTGTTCAGGAAGGACGGGCGCTGGGAGATCGCCGGCGATCCCACCGAGGGCGCGCTGCTGGTGCTGGCGAAGAAGGGCGGGCTGGACGAGGCGACGCTGCAGGCGGTGTTCCCGCGCCTCGACGTGCTGCCTTTCGATTCGGTGCTGCAGTACATGGCCACCGCGCACGAGGTCGAGGGCGTGCGCCTCGCCTATGTCAAGGGCGCGATCGAGCGCCTGTTGCCGCGCTGCGGCGACATGCTCGATGCCGCCGGCGACCCGGCGCTGCTCGACGTCGCCGCGATCGAGCGGCACGCGCAGGCGATGGCCGGCCGCGGCTACCGCGTGCTGGCGCTGGCACGCGCCGCCTGCGGCGACGGGGCGCTGTGCGAGGACGCGCTGGCGGCGCAGCCGCTGACCTTCCTCGGCCTGGTCGGCATGATCGATCCGCCGCGGCCGCGCGCGATCGGCGCGGTCAAGGCCTGCCACGGCGCCGGCATCGCGGTGAAGATGATCACCGGCGACCACGCGCTGACGGCGCTGGCGATCGCCCGCCAGCTCGGCATCGACCCCGGCGCCGGCGGCGCGCTCACCGGCCGCGAGCTGGCGGTGCTGGACGACGCGGCGCTGGCGCGGGCGGCGGTCGCCTGCAACGTCTTCGCCCGCGTCGAACCCGAGCAGAAGCTGCGCCTGGTGCGCGCGCTGCAACAGCGCGGCGAGGTGGTGGCGATGACCGGCGACGGCGTGAACGACGCGCCGGCGCTGAAGTCCGCCGACATCGGCGTCGCCATGGGGCTGTCCGGCACCGACGTCGCGCGCGAGGCGGCGGCGATGGTGCTCACCGACGACAACTTCGCCAGCATCGAGGCGGCGGTCGAGGAGGGGCGCGGCGTCTACGACAACCTGGTGAAGTTCATCACGTGGACGCTGCCGACCAACTTCGGCGAGGGGCTGGTGATCGTCGCCGCGATCCTCGCCGGCGCGACGCTGCCGATCACGCCGCTGCAGATCCTGTGGATCAACATGACCACCGCCGTGCTGCTCGGCCTGATGCTGGCCTTCGAGCCGGTCGAGCGCGGCCTGATGCAGCGGCCGCCGCGGCCGCCGCAGGCGCCGGTGCTCGACCGCGCGCTGATCGCGCGCATCGTGCTCGTCAGCGTGCTGATGCTGGCCGGGGCCTACGGCCTGTTCCTGGTCGAGCTGGCGCAGGGCGCGACGCTGGCCGAGGCGCGCACCGTCGCGGTGAACGTCTTCGTGGTCGTCGAGACCTTCTACCTGTTCAACTGCCGCTCGCTGACGCGCTCCTTCGTCGCCGTCGGCCTGTTCTCGAACCCCTGGGTGTGGGTCGGCGCCGGCATCATGATCGGGCTGCAGCTGCTGCTCACCTACCTGCCGTTGATGAACCGGCTGTTCGGCACGGCGCCGATCGGCCTCGCCGAATGGGCCGTGATCGCCGCCGTCGGCTGGCTGGCCTCGCTGGTGGTCGGCGCCGAGAAGCGCTTCCGCCTGTTCGCGCCGGCCGGCAGGGCGGGCGGCCGATGA
- a CDS encoding cation:proton antiporter — MHPLRAVSRPEILLLACLVSLPSALAAGSGVVGENLLWLAIILMAARLFAPLAQRIGFPAVLGELLLGVVLGNLGLLGVHYFDRVAADPIVAFLAELGVIVLLLQIGLETRLDDLIKVGLRASLVGVVGIALPFLLGAYVVGPLLLPGLSANTYLFLGATLSATSVGITGRVFRDLGRLAMPEARIVLGAAVIDDVLGLVILAVVSSLVQAGSVSLAQVGGIVVEAVAFLAGSIVVGRLLARRFAARLARLDPGHSMLFALVLASGLFLAWLAHAIGLAPIIGAFAAGLLFEPLWLQDFATPKVVGEIESVLPAQDKPGVAERIRGILHKHAQHQHEHMVEPLGYFFVPVFFVLTGMQVDLQTLADPQLLLVALGVTAAAVAGKLVAGFAAGRGHNPWVVGWGMVPRGEVGLIFAAVGRQLGVVDEAMFSVIVIMVILTTLLTPPLLTVLLRRQDNQKNDR, encoded by the coding sequence ATGCATCCGCTCCGCGCCGTCAGCCGCCCGGAAATCCTGCTGCTCGCCTGCCTCGTCAGCCTGCCCTCGGCCTTGGCCGCCGGTTCCGGCGTCGTCGGCGAGAACCTGCTGTGGCTGGCGATCATCCTGATGGCGGCGCGTCTGTTCGCGCCGCTGGCGCAGCGCATCGGTTTTCCCGCCGTGCTCGGCGAGCTGCTGCTCGGCGTCGTCCTCGGCAACCTCGGCCTGCTCGGCGTCCACTACTTCGACCGGGTCGCCGCCGATCCCATCGTCGCCTTCCTCGCCGAGTTGGGCGTCATCGTGCTGCTGCTGCAGATCGGGCTGGAGACGCGGCTCGACGACCTGATCAAGGTCGGCCTGCGCGCCTCGCTGGTCGGCGTCGTCGGCATCGCGCTGCCCTTCCTGCTCGGCGCCTACGTGGTCGGGCCGCTGCTGCTGCCGGGCCTGTCCGCCAACACCTACCTGTTCCTCGGCGCGACGCTGTCGGCGACCTCGGTCGGCATCACCGGCCGCGTCTTCCGCGACCTCGGCCGGCTGGCCATGCCGGAGGCGCGGATCGTGCTCGGCGCGGCGGTGATCGACGACGTGCTCGGCCTGGTCATCCTCGCCGTCGTCTCCAGCCTGGTGCAGGCCGGCAGCGTCAGCCTCGCCCAGGTCGGCGGCATCGTCGTCGAGGCGGTGGCCTTCCTCGCCGGCTCGATCGTCGTCGGCCGCCTGCTCGCCAGGCGCTTCGCCGCCCGCCTGGCGCGGCTGGACCCCGGCCATTCGATGCTCTTCGCGCTGGTGCTGGCCAGCGGCCTGTTCCTCGCCTGGCTGGCGCACGCCATCGGGCTGGCGCCGATCATCGGCGCCTTCGCCGCCGGCCTGCTGTTCGAGCCGCTCTGGCTGCAGGACTTCGCGACACCGAAGGTGGTCGGCGAGATCGAGTCGGTGCTGCCGGCGCAGGACAAGCCCGGCGTCGCCGAGCGCATCCGCGGCATCCTGCACAAGCACGCGCAGCACCAGCACGAGCACATGGTCGAGCCGCTCGGCTATTTCTTCGTACCGGTCTTCTTCGTGCTCACCGGCATGCAGGTCGATCTGCAGACGCTGGCCGACCCGCAGCTCCTGCTCGTCGCCCTCGGCGTCACCGCCGCCGCGGTCGCCGGCAAGCTGGTCGCCGGCTTCGCCGCCGGCCGCGGCCACAACCCGTGGGTGGTCGGCTGGGGCATGGTGCCGCGCGGCGAGGTCGGCCTGATCTTCGCCGCCGTCGGCCGGCAGCTCGGCGTCGTCGACGAGGCGATGTTCTCGGTGATCGTGATCATGGTCATCCTCACCACGCTGCTCACCCCGCCTCTCCTTACCGTGCTTCTGCGCCGCCAGGACAATCAAAAAAATGACCGATAA